From a region of the Rhodococcus sp. 4CII genome:
- a CDS encoding ABC transporter substrate-binding protein: MSSRLYVRAWLVALATALLAACGTTDTGSSAGNTDVATGGRLFATADAETAKLGTDAEPGTFPRTITHALGETVIEKKPERVIVLDGGELDDVLSLGITPVGLASPESAAGQPSYLADKLAGVPDVGTTNNLNLEAISALHPDLILGSKLRADKLYPQLSSIAPTVFGIRPGFPWKENFLLVADALGEETKAQDVLNAYQSRADEVRESITGAPTISLVRFMSGKIRLYGNLSFIGVILNDVGLPRPTVQNVDELAVEVSQETIGEADADRIFYSSYGAPDTTDESTVVGGPLWNQMQAVKDGKSVHVSDETWFLALGPTGAMLVLDDLESMLAA; this comes from the coding sequence ATGTCTTCGAGACTCTACGTACGCGCCTGGCTGGTTGCCCTGGCCACTGCCCTTCTCGCCGCCTGCGGCACCACCGACACCGGTTCGTCCGCCGGCAACACCGACGTCGCCACCGGCGGTCGGCTGTTCGCCACGGCGGACGCCGAGACCGCCAAACTCGGCACCGACGCCGAACCCGGCACCTTCCCCCGGACCATCACCCACGCGCTGGGCGAGACCGTCATCGAGAAGAAGCCCGAACGCGTGATCGTGCTCGACGGCGGCGAACTCGACGACGTGCTCTCCCTGGGGATCACGCCCGTCGGACTGGCCAGCCCGGAGAGCGCCGCAGGGCAGCCCTCCTACCTCGCCGACAAGCTGGCCGGAGTGCCGGACGTCGGGACCACCAACAACCTGAACCTCGAGGCGATCTCCGCGCTGCATCCCGACCTGATCCTGGGCAGCAAACTGCGCGCCGACAAGCTGTACCCGCAGCTGTCGTCCATCGCTCCGACCGTGTTCGGCATCCGTCCCGGCTTCCCGTGGAAGGAGAACTTCCTGCTCGTCGCGGATGCGCTCGGTGAGGAGACCAAGGCGCAGGACGTGCTCAACGCCTACCAGTCCCGGGCCGACGAGGTCCGGGAGTCGATCACGGGTGCACCGACGATCTCGCTGGTGCGGTTCATGTCCGGCAAGATCCGCCTGTACGGCAACCTGTCGTTCATCGGCGTCATCCTGAACGACGTCGGGCTGCCGCGTCCGACGGTGCAGAACGTCGACGAACTCGCCGTCGAGGTGAGCCAGGAGACGATCGGGGAGGCCGACGCCGACCGGATCTTCTACTCCAGCTACGGCGCGCCCGACACCACCGACGAGTCGACCGTGGTCGGCGGCCCGCTGTGGAATCAGATGCAGGCAGTGAAGGACGGCAAATCCGTGCACGTCAGCGACGAGACCTGGTTCCTCGCCCTCGGCCCCACCGGCGCGATGCTCGTCCTGGACGACCTCGAGAGCATGCTCGCAGCCTGA
- a CDS encoding helix-turn-helix transcriptional regulator produces MPDDDVFLALANPVRRRLLEILADGPRTAGDLAGRFDLSRPAVAEHLQVLRKAGLVRDEPSGRQRHYHLTAQPLADVGDWLHPFERFWRGRLRTLADILEEDS; encoded by the coding sequence GTGCCCGACGACGACGTCTTCCTCGCCCTCGCGAACCCCGTGCGCCGTCGTCTGCTGGAAATCCTGGCCGACGGACCCCGGACGGCAGGCGACCTCGCCGGTCGTTTCGACCTCAGCCGTCCCGCCGTCGCCGAGCACCTCCAGGTGCTGCGCAAGGCGGGGCTGGTCCGCGACGAACCCTCGGGACGGCAACGGCACTACCACCTGACCGCACAGCCACTCGCCGACGTGGGCGACTGGCTGCACCCGTTCGAGCGGTTCTGGCGCGGCCGCTTGCGCACACTCGCCGACATCCTCGAGGAGGACTCGTGA
- a CDS encoding Fur family transcriptional regulator gives MRHDTDPRAQLRAAGLRVTAPRVAVLNAVAVQPHSDVDDIAAVVRGELGSVSTQAVYDVLKACTAAGLLRRIEPAGSPARFETRTGDNHHHLVCRSCGTVVDVDCAVGEAPCLDPSQSHGFEIDEAEVVFWGLCSQCQTGAQSSQRQTGAQSSQRQTGAQSGTGSAAALS, from the coding sequence ATGCGACACGACACGGATCCCCGAGCGCAACTGCGCGCCGCGGGCCTGCGTGTCACTGCCCCGCGAGTTGCAGTGCTGAATGCGGTTGCCGTACAGCCACATTCCGACGTCGACGACATCGCGGCCGTAGTTCGCGGCGAGCTGGGTTCGGTCTCCACCCAGGCGGTGTACGACGTCCTCAAGGCGTGCACCGCCGCCGGCCTGCTCCGCCGAATCGAGCCCGCGGGTTCGCCCGCACGGTTCGAGACCCGTACCGGAGACAACCACCACCACCTCGTGTGCCGCAGCTGCGGGACCGTCGTGGACGTGGATTGCGCAGTCGGCGAGGCACCGTGCCTCGACCCCTCGCAGTCCCACGGTTTCGAGATCGACGAGGCCGAGGTCGTCTTCTGGGGGCTCTGTTCGCAGTGTCAGACCGGCGCGCAGAGCTCGCAGCGTCAGACCGGCGCGCAGAGCTCGCAGCGTCAGACCGGCGCGCAGAGCGGAACCGGGTCGGCAGCAGCCCTGTCCTGA
- a CDS encoding transglycosylase domain-containing protein yields the protein MGKLAGSSALAGVLLAGVMFPLAGGFGYASNRAADTVDNVSAELVEGTVPAVSTMVDSAGNPIAWLYDQRRFEVPSDKISNEMKLAIVSVEDRRFPEHKGVDWQGTMRAFLTNTTSGEVQQGASTLDQQYVKNYQLLVVAKTDAERRAAIETTPARKIREIRMALTLDKELTKDEILTRYLNLVPFGNASFGIQDAAQTYFGIDASALNTQQSAMLAGMVQSSSALNPYTNPEGVLERRNVVLDTMISSIPERAAELRQLKETPLGVLPEPNRLPRGCIAAGDRGFFCDYALQYLANAGISREQIDKGGYLIKTTLDPAVQASTKAALSAKADPNLDGIANVMNVVQPGQDSHRILAMGSSRTYGLDANANETVQAQPYSLAGHGAGSIFKIFTTAAAMEKGLGTNAILDVPGRFEAKGMGSGGARGCPASTYCVENAGKYPASLSVTDALAQSPNTAFVKLIQATGVTPTVDMAVRLGLRSYAEPGTSGFDDRSMADFQKDQNLGSFTLGPTWVNPLELSNVAATLASHGKWCPPTPIDSVFDREGKPVSVTQQACEQVVEPGLADTLANAMSKDDKPGGTSAGAAGSAGWTLPMSGKTGTTEAHMSSGFLGFTNNFAAAVYVFGDSPTPGEICSGPLRPCGDGNLYGGNEPAQTWFAALNPVANNFGPTTLPPLDQKYVRGSQNGQVPDVTGLSQSAATSRLQGAGFTVNAVTTESQATKGTVTGASPSGSAIPGSTITIYVSDGSVKAAPPQAPAQGIPVPPIQLPGLPPIQLPPIPR from the coding sequence GTGGGGAAGCTCGCAGGATCCTCCGCCCTGGCTGGTGTTCTCCTCGCCGGCGTGATGTTTCCGCTCGCCGGCGGGTTCGGTTACGCCTCCAACCGGGCGGCTGACACCGTCGACAACGTGTCCGCCGAACTCGTCGAAGGAACGGTTCCCGCGGTCTCGACGATGGTCGACTCGGCGGGCAATCCCATCGCGTGGCTGTACGACCAGCGGCGGTTCGAAGTCCCGAGCGACAAGATCTCGAACGAGATGAAGCTCGCCATCGTCTCAGTCGAGGACCGCCGGTTCCCCGAGCACAAGGGCGTCGACTGGCAGGGCACCATGCGCGCCTTCCTGACCAACACCACGAGCGGTGAGGTCCAGCAGGGTGCATCCACGCTCGACCAGCAGTATGTGAAGAACTACCAGCTGCTCGTCGTCGCCAAGACCGACGCCGAACGCCGCGCGGCGATCGAGACGACGCCCGCCCGCAAGATCCGCGAGATCCGGATGGCGCTGACGCTCGACAAGGAACTCACCAAGGACGAGATCCTCACCCGCTATCTGAACCTGGTTCCGTTCGGCAACGCCTCGTTCGGCATCCAGGACGCCGCTCAGACCTACTTCGGCATCGACGCGTCCGCGCTGAACACCCAGCAGTCCGCGATGCTCGCCGGGATGGTGCAGTCGAGCTCGGCGCTGAACCCGTACACCAATCCGGAGGGCGTCCTCGAGCGCCGCAACGTGGTTCTCGACACGATGATTTCGAGCATCCCGGAGCGGGCCGCCGAGCTGCGGCAGCTCAAGGAGACACCCCTCGGCGTGCTGCCGGAGCCCAACCGGCTGCCCCGCGGGTGCATCGCCGCCGGCGATCGCGGGTTCTTCTGCGACTACGCCCTGCAGTACCTGGCCAACGCCGGCATCAGCCGCGAGCAGATCGACAAGGGCGGCTACCTGATCAAGACGACACTCGACCCCGCGGTCCAGGCGTCCACCAAGGCGGCGCTCAGCGCGAAGGCGGACCCGAACCTCGACGGCATCGCGAATGTCATGAACGTGGTCCAGCCCGGTCAGGATTCGCACCGCATTCTCGCGATGGGCAGCAGTCGCACCTACGGCCTCGACGCGAACGCCAACGAGACCGTCCAGGCTCAGCCGTACTCACTGGCCGGGCACGGCGCCGGGTCGATCTTCAAGATCTTCACCACAGCCGCGGCCATGGAGAAGGGTCTCGGCACCAACGCCATCCTGGACGTCCCCGGGCGGTTCGAGGCCAAAGGCATGGGTAGCGGTGGCGCGCGGGGCTGCCCGGCGTCCACGTACTGCGTCGAGAACGCGGGCAAGTACCCGGCTTCGCTCTCGGTGACGGACGCGCTCGCACAGTCGCCGAACACCGCGTTCGTCAAGCTCATCCAGGCCACCGGCGTCACTCCGACCGTCGACATGGCCGTGCGGCTGGGTCTGCGCTCGTACGCGGAACCCGGCACGTCCGGATTCGACGACCGCAGCATGGCCGACTTCCAGAAGGATCAGAACCTCGGTTCGTTCACCCTCGGGCCCACCTGGGTCAACCCCCTGGAACTGTCGAATGTCGCCGCGACGCTGGCATCGCACGGCAAGTGGTGTCCGCCCACCCCGATCGACTCGGTCTTCGACCGGGAAGGCAAACCCGTCTCGGTCACGCAGCAGGCCTGCGAGCAGGTGGTCGAGCCCGGCCTCGCGGACACCCTCGCCAACGCCATGAGCAAGGACGACAAGCCCGGCGGCACGTCCGCCGGCGCGGCGGGCAGCGCAGGCTGGACGCTCCCGATGTCCGGCAAGACGGGTACCACCGAGGCCCACATGTCCTCGGGCTTCCTCGGGTTCACCAACAACTTCGCCGCCGCCGTCTACGTGTTCGGCGACTCCCCGACGCCCGGTGAGATCTGCTCGGGCCCCCTGCGGCCCTGCGGTGACGGAAATCTCTACGGCGGTAACGAGCCCGCCCAGACGTGGTTCGCCGCGTTGAATCCGGTCGCCAACAACTTCGGACCGACGACGCTGCCGCCGCTCGATCAGAAGTATGTGCGCGGTTCGCAGAACGGCCAGGTTCCGGACGTCACCGGGCTGAGCCAGTCGGCCGCGACGTCCCGTCTGCAGGGAGCAGGGTTCACCGTGAACGCCGTCACCACCGAATCGCAGGCGACCAAGGGCACGGTCACGGGCGCGTCGCCGTCCGGTTCCGCCATTCCGGGGTCGACCATCACGATCTACGTCAGCGACGGATCGGTGAAGGCCGCTCCCCCGCAGGCGCCGGCTCAGGGCATCCCCGTTCCGCCCATCCAGCTGCCCGGTCTGCCGCCGATCCAGCTGCCGCCCATACCTCGATAA
- a CDS encoding FAD-dependent oxidoreductase, with translation MTHYDVVVVGSGFGGSVAALRLTEKGYRVGVLEAGRRFADDELPETSWRLRRYLWAPRLGCYGVQRIHLLPDVLVMAGAGVGGGSLNYANTLYQPSPRFFEDRQWAHITDWQSELAPYYEQAKRMLGVTTNPSFTPADAVMREVAEEMGAGATFTSTPVGVFFGEPGATVADPFFGGAGPDRTGCTECGGCMTGCRVGAKNTLVKNYLHLAEKAGARVHPLTTVTELRPRPGGGYTLRTRRTDGIRKREYTFTADQVVVAAGTYGTARLLLAMKESGALPRLSPRLGSVVRTNSEAVLAATAKNRATDFTQGVAITSSFHPDDHTHIEPVRYGKGSNAIGLLQTVLSDGGGRTPRLLKTVGVALRRPGAFLRSLSVRHWSERTVIALVMQTDDNSLELAKGKGRLGRAVTSRPGPGDPPPEWIPQGHTAIRKVADRIGGDPGGSVADVVNIPMTAHFLGGCAIGDSPDTGVVDPYLRAYGHDGLHVADGSVVSANLGVNPSLTITAQAERAFALWPNKEEPDPRPAPGKPYVRIEPTSPRNPVVPADAPGALRLPLTVVTRKETVDVERA, from the coding sequence ATGACGCATTACGACGTGGTCGTGGTCGGCTCCGGGTTCGGCGGCAGCGTCGCGGCACTGAGGCTCACGGAGAAGGGGTACCGGGTCGGCGTCCTCGAGGCGGGCAGGCGCTTCGCGGACGACGAGCTGCCGGAGACGAGCTGGCGGTTGCGCCGTTACCTCTGGGCGCCCCGGCTGGGCTGCTATGGCGTGCAACGGATCCACCTCCTGCCCGATGTCCTGGTCATGGCCGGGGCCGGGGTCGGCGGCGGATCGTTGAACTACGCCAACACGCTGTACCAGCCGTCACCCCGCTTCTTCGAGGACAGGCAGTGGGCGCACATCACCGACTGGCAGTCCGAGCTGGCCCCGTATTACGAGCAGGCGAAGCGGATGCTGGGCGTGACGACCAACCCGTCGTTCACCCCCGCCGACGCCGTCATGCGCGAGGTGGCCGAGGAGATGGGCGCCGGCGCGACGTTCACGTCCACACCGGTCGGCGTGTTCTTCGGCGAGCCGGGAGCGACGGTCGCCGACCCGTTCTTCGGAGGAGCGGGGCCCGACCGCACGGGATGCACCGAGTGCGGGGGCTGCATGACCGGCTGCCGTGTCGGCGCGAAGAACACGCTCGTGAAGAACTACCTCCACCTCGCCGAGAAGGCCGGTGCACGGGTTCATCCGCTGACGACCGTGACGGAACTGCGGCCCCGGCCGGGCGGTGGTTACACACTGCGGACCCGCCGCACCGACGGGATTCGCAAGCGGGAGTACACGTTCACCGCCGACCAGGTGGTGGTCGCGGCCGGCACGTACGGCACCGCGCGGCTGTTGCTGGCGATGAAGGAATCCGGCGCGCTGCCGCGATTGTCGCCGCGGTTGGGGTCGGTGGTGCGCACCAATTCGGAGGCGGTCCTCGCCGCCACGGCGAAGAACCGCGCCACCGACTTCACCCAGGGCGTGGCCATCACGTCCTCGTTCCACCCCGACGACCACACCCACATCGAACCCGTGCGGTACGGCAAGGGCAGCAACGCGATCGGGCTGCTGCAGACCGTCCTCAGCGACGGCGGCGGCAGAACACCGCGGTTGCTGAAGACGGTCGGCGTCGCGTTGCGTCGACCCGGGGCGTTCCTGCGCAGCCTGTCGGTGCGGCACTGGTCGGAGCGCACCGTGATCGCGCTCGTGATGCAGACCGACGACAATTCGCTCGAACTCGCGAAGGGGAAGGGCCGCCTCGGTCGCGCGGTCACCAGCCGGCCCGGGCCCGGTGATCCGCCGCCCGAATGGATTCCGCAGGGCCACACGGCCATCCGCAAGGTGGCCGACCGGATCGGGGGAGACCCCGGTGGTTCGGTCGCCGACGTCGTGAACATTCCGATGACCGCGCACTTCCTCGGGGGCTGCGCCATCGGGGACTCACCGGACACGGGTGTCGTCGACCCCTACCTGCGGGCGTACGGACACGACGGCCTCCACGTGGCCGACGGGTCGGTGGTGAGCGCGAACCTGGGGGTCAATCCGTCGCTCACCATCACCGCCCAGGCCGAGCGTGCATTCGCGCTGTGGCCCAACAAGGAAGAGCCCGACCCCCGGCCCGCGCCGGGCAAGCCGTACGTACGTATCGAACCCACTTCGCCCCGGAATCCGGTGGTCCCCGCCGACGCCCCGGGCGCACTGCGGCTCCCCCTGACGGTGGTCACGCGAAAGGAGACAGTCGATGTGGAGCGTGCCTGA
- a CDS encoding metallophosphoesterase yields the protein MSDEFRANLTRAALGTAGAAALGIGYASLIERNAFALREVTMPVLEPGSSTLRVLHISDLHMMPGQRLKQNWLRELDNLDPDLVVNTGDNLSHQRAVPAVVQAMGNLLARPGLFVFGSNDYFAPKPKNPLKYFRKEHKRVLGEPLPWGDLRAAFTERGWFDVTHVRRDLEVSGVRIASAGVDDPHLKRDRYDTIAGPPNPLADLRLGITHSPEPRVLDRFADDGYDLVLAGHTHGGQLCLPFYGALVTNCDIDRSRVKGPSKWGAHTQLHVSAGIGTSPWAPARFCCRPEATLLTLVPAQRGGSDTDATRGRTESSESTVMRN from the coding sequence GTGTCTGACGAGTTCCGTGCCAACCTGACCCGCGCCGCCCTGGGTACGGCGGGTGCCGCCGCCCTCGGCATCGGCTACGCCTCGCTCATCGAACGCAACGCGTTCGCGCTGCGTGAAGTCACGATGCCGGTGCTCGAACCCGGGTCGTCGACGCTGCGGGTGCTGCACATCAGCGACCTGCACATGATGCCCGGACAGCGGCTGAAGCAGAACTGGCTGCGCGAACTGGACAACCTCGACCCCGACCTCGTCGTGAACACCGGCGACAACCTGTCGCACCAGCGGGCGGTGCCCGCGGTGGTCCAGGCGATGGGCAATCTGCTCGCGCGGCCCGGACTGTTCGTCTTCGGCAGCAACGACTACTTCGCGCCGAAGCCGAAGAACCCGCTCAAGTATTTCCGGAAGGAACACAAGCGTGTCCTCGGCGAGCCGCTGCCGTGGGGCGACCTGCGTGCCGCGTTCACCGAGCGCGGCTGGTTCGACGTCACGCACGTCCGCCGCGATCTCGAGGTGTCGGGGGTGCGGATCGCGTCGGCTGGCGTGGACGACCCACACCTCAAGCGCGACCGGTACGACACGATCGCCGGTCCGCCCAACCCGCTGGCCGACCTCCGCCTGGGCATCACCCACTCCCCCGAACCGCGGGTGCTCGACCGGTTCGCGGACGACGGATACGACCTCGTGCTGGCGGGTCACACTCACGGCGGTCAGTTGTGCCTGCCGTTCTACGGCGCGCTCGTCACCAACTGCGACATCGACCGCTCGCGGGTGAAGGGCCCGTCGAAGTGGGGTGCTCACACCCAACTGCACGTGTCCGCCGGGATCGGGACGTCCCCGTGGGCGCCTGCCAGGTTCTGCTGCCGCCCCGAGGCGACGCTCCTGACGCTCGTTCCGGCCCAGCGTGGCGGCTCGGACACTGACGCCACCCGCGGTCGCACGGAGTCGTCGGAGAGCACCGTAATGCGCAACTGA
- a CDS encoding SRPBCC domain-containing protein produces MTDRTTTVISVDQFIAAPPAAVWRALTEPELLARWWAAGDIAAAVGHRFHLDMPGWGSVPCEVVEVEPERRFVYTFTENWTLTWTVTPEGTGTRLFLEHSGFDLDDKRSRDAFERMGPGWRDTVLPRLAGVAAEIE; encoded by the coding sequence GTGACCGACCGCACCACCACCGTGATCTCCGTCGACCAGTTCATCGCCGCGCCGCCCGCCGCGGTGTGGCGGGCTCTGACCGAGCCGGAACTGCTGGCGCGATGGTGGGCCGCGGGCGACATCGCCGCGGCGGTCGGGCATCGGTTCCACCTGGACATGCCCGGCTGGGGTTCCGTGCCCTGCGAGGTGGTCGAGGTCGAACCCGAACGGCGCTTCGTCTACACATTCACCGAGAACTGGACGCTGACCTGGACAGTGACACCCGAGGGCACCGGCACCCGCCTGTTCCTCGAACATTCCGGCTTCGACCTCGACGACAAGCGCAGTCGCGACGCGTTCGAGCGGATGGGTCCGGGCTGGCGCGACACGGTGCTGCCGCGCCTCGCCGGCGTCGCCGCGGAGATCGAGTAG
- a CDS encoding GatB/YqeY domain-containing protein produces the protein MPDSLKARLRSDMTAAMKAKDSLRTATIRMLMAAVQTEEVSGKEARELTDDEVLKVLAKESKKRGESAEIYTENGRGELAAQERAEAQIIDEYLPTPLTDAELVDVVDTAIAQVAEEIGERPGMRQMGQVMKAAGALAGGKADGSRLSHAVKSRL, from the coding sequence ATGCCAGATTCACTGAAAGCAAGACTGCGCTCCGACATGACGGCCGCCATGAAGGCCAAGGATTCGCTGCGCACCGCCACCATCCGCATGTTGATGGCCGCCGTGCAGACCGAAGAGGTTTCCGGCAAGGAAGCTCGCGAACTCACCGACGACGAGGTGCTCAAGGTCCTCGCGAAGGAGTCGAAGAAGCGCGGCGAGTCCGCCGAGATCTACACCGAGAACGGTCGGGGCGAGCTGGCCGCGCAGGAGCGCGCCGAGGCCCAGATCATCGACGAATACCTCCCGACCCCGCTGACCGACGCGGAACTCGTCGACGTCGTGGACACCGCCATCGCGCAGGTGGCCGAGGAGATCGGTGAGCGTCCCGGTATGCGTCAGATGGGTCAGGTCATGAAGGCCGCCGGCGCACTCGCGGGCGGCAAGGCCGACGGTTCGCGGCTGTCGCACGCGGTGAAGTCCCGCCTCTGA
- a CDS encoding catalase, protein MPETQRATTTNAGIPVASDNESLTAGPQGPILLHDHYLVEKLAQFNRERVPERVVHAKGGGAFGELVVTHDVSRFTKAKLFQPGAKTESLVRFSTVAGEQGSPDTWRDPRGFAVKFYTEDGNYDLVGNNTPVFFIKDPIKFPDFIHSQKRLPASGLRDHNMQWDFWTLRPESAHQVTWLMGDRGIPKTWRHMDGFGSHTYQWVNAEGERFWVKYHFKTDQGIEFLTQDEADTLAGNDPDHHRADLYDTIARGEFPSWTLKVQVMPVDEAEGYRFNPFDLTKVWSQKDYPLIEVGKWTLNRNPDNFFAQIEQASFEPSNVVPGIGFSPDKMLLGRVFSYADAHRYRIGANYTQLPVNAPKNQVNSYSQDGAMRYATNSPETPVYAPNSYGGPHADASLAGDEGLWAFDGESVRAGYVEHAEDGDFTQAGTLVREVLDDDERDRLVSNIVGHALGGVSEPVLLRVFEYWKNVDPDLGKRVEIGVREGQSRG, encoded by the coding sequence ATGCCTGAAACACAGCGCGCGACCACCACCAACGCCGGAATTCCCGTCGCCAGCGACAACGAATCGCTCACCGCCGGGCCTCAGGGTCCCATCCTCCTGCACGACCACTACCTCGTCGAGAAGCTCGCGCAGTTCAACCGCGAGCGCGTCCCGGAGCGCGTCGTTCACGCCAAGGGCGGCGGCGCATTCGGCGAACTGGTGGTGACCCACGACGTGAGCCGGTTCACGAAGGCCAAGCTGTTCCAGCCCGGTGCGAAGACCGAATCGCTGGTGCGCTTCTCCACCGTCGCCGGCGAGCAGGGCAGCCCCGACACCTGGCGCGACCCGCGCGGATTCGCCGTGAAGTTCTACACCGAGGACGGCAACTACGACCTCGTCGGCAACAACACCCCGGTCTTCTTCATCAAGGATCCGATCAAGTTCCCCGACTTCATCCACTCTCAGAAGCGTCTGCCGGCATCCGGTCTGCGCGACCACAACATGCAGTGGGACTTCTGGACGCTGCGGCCCGAGTCCGCGCATCAGGTGACCTGGCTGATGGGCGACCGCGGAATCCCGAAGACCTGGCGGCACATGGACGGATTCGGCTCGCACACGTACCAGTGGGTCAACGCCGAGGGTGAACGTTTCTGGGTGAAGTACCACTTCAAGACCGACCAGGGCATCGAGTTCCTCACGCAGGACGAGGCCGACACCCTCGCCGGCAACGACCCCGACCATCACCGCGCCGACCTGTACGACACGATCGCCCGCGGCGAGTTCCCCAGCTGGACGCTGAAGGTCCAGGTCATGCCCGTCGACGAGGCAGAGGGGTACCGGTTCAACCCGTTCGACCTGACGAAGGTGTGGTCGCAGAAGGACTACCCGCTGATCGAGGTCGGCAAGTGGACCCTCAACCGCAACCCCGACAACTTCTTCGCCCAGATCGAGCAGGCGTCGTTCGAGCCGTCGAATGTCGTTCCGGGAATCGGCTTCTCACCCGACAAGATGTTGCTGGGCCGCGTCTTCTCGTACGCGGACGCACACCGGTACCGCATCGGCGCCAACTACACGCAACTGCCGGTCAACGCGCCGAAGAACCAGGTGAACTCGTACTCACAGGACGGCGCGATGCGGTACGCCACCAACTCGCCCGAGACCCCGGTGTACGCGCCGAACTCCTACGGCGGCCCGCACGCCGACGCGTCACTCGCGGGCGACGAGGGTCTCTGGGCGTTCGACGGTGAGTCGGTACGCGCCGGCTACGTCGAGCACGCCGAGGACGGCGACTTCACGCAGGCGGGCACGCTCGTCCGCGAGGTCCTGGACGACGACGAACGCGACCGCCTCGTGAGCAACATCGTCGGTCACGCACTCGGCGGTGTCAGCGAGCCGGTCCTGCTACGCGTCTTCGAATACTGGAAGAACGTCGACCCCGACCTCGGCAAGCGAGTGGAAATCGGTGTCCGGGAAGGGCAGAGCCGGGGCTGA
- a CDS encoding metal-dependent hydrolase, with product MVMGPTHAMSGAAVGLAVADLLPLDWGGPTSTAETFTFAAVCAGAALLPDLDTSQSTVSRSFGPVSSVVAKGVDAVSLGFYTVTKGRRDGKRRGGHRTLTHTALFAAGIGAGVSALVVQFGKPAIIGTLFVCLGLALRGLAGELAKEKGWLAVSVVAAVLSALTWQSYPTEAGSTGLGVAVALGCVTHCLGDAITKEGVPFLAPFLTLGKERWWEFRLPSFLSIRAGGPFEKIVLGPALTVAVGLMVIWAIDGAPQAIYDAFMPAPQ from the coding sequence ATGGTGATGGGTCCTACCCACGCAATGTCCGGTGCGGCTGTCGGTCTGGCGGTGGCAGATCTTCTGCCGCTCGACTGGGGTGGGCCCACCTCGACGGCCGAGACGTTCACGTTCGCTGCGGTGTGTGCCGGCGCGGCGCTGCTCCCGGATCTCGACACGAGCCAGTCCACCGTCTCGCGGTCGTTCGGTCCGGTCAGCAGCGTCGTCGCGAAGGGTGTCGACGCGGTGTCGCTGGGTTTCTACACCGTCACCAAGGGCAGGCGCGACGGTAAGCGGCGCGGCGGGCACCGCACGCTCACCCACACCGCGTTGTTCGCGGCGGGTATCGGGGCGGGCGTCTCCGCGCTGGTCGTCCAGTTCGGCAAACCGGCCATCATCGGAACGTTGTTCGTCTGCCTCGGGCTCGCGCTTCGCGGGCTGGCCGGAGAGCTGGCCAAAGAAAAAGGCTGGCTGGCAGTTTCGGTGGTCGCTGCCGTGCTGTCCGCCCTCACCTGGCAGTCGTATCCGACCGAGGCAGGCTCCACCGGACTCGGTGTCGCGGTGGCGCTCGGCTGCGTCACGCACTGTCTCGGGGACGCCATCACCAAGGAAGGCGTCCCCTTCCTCGCCCCGTTCCTCACGCTCGGCAAGGAACGGTGGTGGGAGTTCCGGCTTCCGTCGTTCCTGTCCATCCGGGCGGGCGGGCCCTTCGAGAAGATCGTGCTCGGGCCCGCCCTCACCGTGGCCGTCGGGCTCATGGTCATCTGGGCCATCGACGGTGCGCCGCAGGCAATCTACGACGCGTTCATGCCCGCCCCCCAGTAA